The genome window GTATGGTTGATGGCCGCGTCGATCATCGCCACCACGGAAGCCTGGTCATAGGAAGGATTGGCGGCGCCGCCCACCGGCATGGTGGCGAGCCAGGCGTCCAGGTCTTTCCCATCGATACGCACCAGCGGCACTTCGACGAACTTCGGCACCTGCTTGCCCGCCAGAATCTGCTGGGCCACCCAGAACCCCACCTGGGAGACGCTTGGGGAGGCGGAGACCGAGACGGTCTCGTAGCCATTGGCATCGCGCTCCTGTTTCCACAGGGCCAGTTCGTCCTGGCGATTTCCCATCACGATGATCGGCAAAGGGCGTCCTGCTGCCTTGAACGCCATGGCCGCGCCATAACCGTCGCCCCCTTGAGTCGCGACGGCGTCGATGCTAGGCAGCGACGGCAGCGCCAGCGCCACCTCCTTGCGTGCGACGGAAGCGGTCCAGTTGCCGTAGACGGTCTTGGCGAACTTCAGGCCCGGATAGTCGCTGGCGGCCTTGCGAATGCCGTCGCTGATGTTTTTATCGGTGGCATCGCCGGCAATGCCGCGGATCTCCAGCAGCGTTCCGTTCCCCTTGAGGCGCTCGGCGATGTAATCCATTTCCACGCGGCCCATGGCGGACCAGTTGTAATCCACGGTATAGACGCAGCTTTCGGTGACGAGGCTGGCCATGACCACCACCACGATGCCGGCGTTGCAGGCGTCGCGGATGACCCCGTTGAGGGCCGTGTCGGACGCGGCCAGGATGACGATGGCGTTCACGCCCTTGACGACCATGTCCTGGATATGGGCTGCTTGTTCCGACGCCGAGTTGTTCGCGCTGACCACCGGAGCCTCGCGGATGAGGCCATCCTTCTGCGCCTGGACCGCAATCTCCTGCCAGTTGCGCACCATCACCTTGCGGAAATCGCTGCCCGCGTAGGAATTGCTGAAAGCAATGCTATGGCTTGCGGTAGGGGCGCCGGCGATGCCGCCGTCGGCAGCTTGGACTGGATTGGCGGCAACCATCGCCAGCCCGGTCACGCAGCCAGCGAAGCGCCACAAGATGTTGTGGATGGGTTTGGTGTTCATGTTGTTCTCCATCGTCCTTGGGATTTACCAAAAGTCATCCACCTGCACCTGTCGACAACCTGGATCGACTGCTTGATCTGGTTTGGAGAAGTCGGCCTGCAGATTGGAGATCATCGGCCCTGTGAAATTGGAGCAGGCATTCAACTTGAGCTCGTAGTCGAGCGGCCTCTAGCGGCCAGACCAAAAGCCTCAAGCAAATGCTCACGAACTGAGGATGGGTCGCCCAGGGATCAAAATGCGCCGATGGACACCCGTTGCCAGATTGCTCATTCGGTCATTCCAACAATAGAACCGGACATGTAGAACCAGACACATACAGACTCCTTCCCTTGGCGGCCGATCATTGAAACCAATACATTGCCTGCAGTGGCAATGAGCATAGTCGCAACGTGCCCGCTTCGCTCGTGGCCGTGGAGGATTTCAGCCAACCGAGCGCCCCACACGATCACACCGGCTACGACACCTGGATGGGCGAGCGCGGCATCAGGCTTTAGTCCCTGCCGGACTTGGGTATCGCTATGCGGTTGCTCGTCTTGACCTCGCGCAAGGCCAGGCTGGACTGGATCGAGGCAATTCCCACCTGGCGCCGTAGTACCTGCTCGATAAAGTCACTGTAGCTATCAAGATCCTCTGCCAGCACTTGCAGCACGTAATCGGCATCCCCGGTGATCTTGTGACAAGACAACACTTCAGGCAATTGCGCAATCACCGCCTCGAAGGCGTCAGGCGCATGATCGGCGTGGGTGGAAAAACGGATGTGCACGAACGCCATGATATCCAACCCCAGCATTCGTCGATCAAGGTTGGCCTGATAGCCCTTGATCACGCCCGCTTCCTCCATTCTCTTGCGCCGTCGCCAGCAAGGCGTGAGGCTTAACGACAGGCGCTCACTGAGCTCGGCGTTGGAAATGCTCGCATCATCTTGCAGCAACTTGAGTATCGCCAAGTCAGTCTCGTCGAGACTGATGCGTTTGGATGATTTTTTCTGCATTTCGCAATTCCTGAGTAAAAACACCCGAAAAATCTAGCAGACTGCGAATATAAAGCAAAGAAAGCGCCTCCGTAGCGGAACAGAATATTTGCACTGTTTCGAATTGACGGATGCGCAGAATGTTTACAGTTTTCAGTGATTCCCATCGTTTGCACCATGGCACCGAATTGAAAGACGGCGTACTCAAGCCGTCGTTCGAACAACCCAGCCGGGCCGATACCGTCCATGATCGGGTCAAGCAGGTAGGCCTTGGCCAGATCGTCGAACCACGAGCATTTGACCGGGCGTGCTACGTCAATGCACACAGCGAGCGCTACGTCAGCTTCCTTGAAAGCGCATGGTCACAATGGTGTGCGACCGGGCGTACTCACGATGCCTTGCCGCTGGTATGGCCAGTGCGCGACTTGTCCAACGATCAAGTCCCGACTTTCATCGACGGAAAACTCGGTTTCTTCGCCATGGATGCCGGGTCCCCGATTACCGCGACCACATGGCAAGCGGTAAAGACCAGCGCAGACATCGCCCTCACCGGCCTGGCGCTGATCGATGAAGGCCACGACAGCGCCTTCGCCCTGTGCCGCCCGCCCGGCCATCACGCAGCACGTGAATACATGGGCGGCTATTGCTACCTCAACAACGCGGCCATTGCCGCACAACAGGCCATCACTCAAGGCGCGAAACGTGTCGCGGTACTGGACGTCGATTTCCATCATGGCAACGGCACTCAAAACATCTTCTACGGGCGCAGCGACGTCATGTTCGTGTCGCTGCATGGCGAACCCACGGTGTCTTATCCGTACTACTCAGGCTTCAGTCACGAAGTCGGCGCCGGCCAGGGCGAAGGTTACAACCTCAACTACCCGTTGCCGAAAAACACCACCTGGGAAAGCTATCGCAATGCCCTGCTCCACGCCTGCAAGAAACTCCAGCAATTCGCCCCTGAAGTGCTGGTCATTTCACTCGGCGTCGACACGTTCAAGGACGACCCCATCAGCCACTTCCTGCTGGAAAGCGAAGATTTCATCGGCATCGGCGAGCTGATAGCGGGTGTGGGCTGCCCCACTCTGTTCGTGATGGAGGGCGGCTATATGGTCGATGAAATCGGAATCAATGCGGTCAATGTGCTGCATGGTTTCGAGAGCAAGCGCACCTGAACCGTCCCCTGCCCCGCAATGTTTCTACTACTGAACCGGAGAATAAAAACATGACTCTTTTTATAGACGTCGATCATGCCGCACGCCTGTTCGCCAAGGTGGGCATCCGCCGGGCAATCCGCGAAATGGCCGATTACATCGAAGCTGACTATTCACGTTGGGCGCAGTTTGATAAGTCGCCCCGCACCGCCAATCATTCGGCCAACGGTGTGATCGAGTTGATGCCGACCGACGATGGCCAGCAGTACTCGTTCAAATACGTCAACGGTCATCCGGACAACGGTCGAAGCAACCTGCTGACAGTCATGGCCTTCGGTGTCCTGGCCGATGTCCACAGTGGTTATCCAACCCTGCTCAGTGAACTGACGCTGACCACCGCGGTGCGCACTGCAGCGACCTCGGCCCTGGTCGCGAAGTCCCTGGCGCGTCCAGATGCAAGCAGCATGGCAATCATCGGCAATGGCGCCCAGAGCGAATTCCAGGCCCTCGCCTTTCATGAAATGCTCGCTATCAAGGAACTGCGGATATTCGATATCGATCGTGACGCCTCGCTCAAGCTCAAGCGCAACCTTTCCGCATTCCCGGATCTCGAGGTGATTCTGGCCAGCTCTGCACAAGAAGCGGTCAAGGGCGCAGACATCGTCACCACGGTCACCGCCGATAAAGCCTATGCAACGATTCTGACGCCCGAGATGATCGAACCCGGCATGCATATCAATGCCGTAGGTGGGGACTGTCCGGGGAAAACCGAACTGCACGCCGAGATCTTGCGCAATGCCCGGGTCATCGTTGAGTTTGAACCGCAGACCCGGATCGAGGGTGACATCCAGCAATTGGAAGCCGACTTCCCTGTCGTCGAGTTTTTCCGGATTGTTCAGGGCGCAATCCAGGGCCGCGAGAACGACGCACAGGTCACCGTGTTCGATTCCGTGGGTTTTGCCCTCGAAGACTTTTCGTCGCTGCGCTACATGCTGGACCTGGCGCAGGAGCATGCAATCGGTGAGCGCATCCATCTGGTGCCGACACCCGCCAACATAAAAGACCTCTACCAAATCCTTGATCGGCAACCAGCGATCGCCCCTTCGCGCCCGCGCGCAGTGAGTTGAAAGCCATAGGTGATGCCCCTGGGCAAAGTGCCAAGGGGCAACTCACCCCTGCGAGTACGCGGCAAATCTCGCTGTCCGCAAACCACCACCGTCAATAGCCGTTGCATCCCTAACAAGTACGCAAGACATCCACCTTTCTGCCAAAACTCAAAAACATAAAATCAAGAGGTTTTGTAATGAAATCAATCCCATCTGGGCTGACTGAACAGCCCGCGCTGCAGCGCACGCTCAGCAACCGTCACATTCAATTAATGGCCATGGGAGGTGCAATCGGTACGGGCCTGTTCATGGGTTCCGGGAAGATCATCGCCCTCTCTGGCACGTCGATCATCCTCATCTACATGATCATCGGTCTGTTTGTTTATTTCGTCATGCGTGCCATGGGCGAAATGCTGCTCTCCAACTTGAACTTCAAAACCTTCGCAGACTTTGCCGGTGCCTACCTTGGCCCACGCGCGGCATTCTTTCTTGGCTGGTCGTATTGGCTGAGCTGGAGCGTTGCGGTGATAGGCGATGCCGTCGTTGTCGGCGGATTTTTCCAGTATTGGTTCCCCGATGTACCCGCCTGGATACCGGCCATCGGTATGCTGATGACACTGTTCGCATTGAATGTACTGACGGTCAGGCTTTTTGGCGAGATAGAGTTCTGGTTCGCGATCATCAAGATCATTGCCGTCGTCACCCTGATTGGCGTCAGCCTGGTGCTGATTGCCAGCTCCTTTGTCTCACCCAGCGGTGTCACTGCCTCTCTGAACCATTTGCTGGATAAACAAGCCGCCTTTCCCAACGGCTTGTTCGGTTTCTTTGCCGGTTTCCAGATGGCAATCTTCTCCTTTGCCGGTACCGAACTGATTGGTACCGCAGCCGCCGAAACCCGTAACCCTGAGAAGACCCTGCCGAAAGCCATCAACTCGATTCCGCTGAGAATCATCCTGTTTTATGTGCTGGCACTGGCCTGCATCATTGCAGTGACTTCCTGGCAACAGGTTTCGCCCAGCAAAAGCCCTTTCGT of Pseudomonas fluorescens contains these proteins:
- a CDS encoding ABC transporter substrate-binding protein; this translates as MNTKPIHNILWRFAGCVTGLAMVAANPVQAADGGIAGAPTASHSIAFSNSYAGSDFRKVMVRNWQEIAVQAQKDGLIREAPVVSANNSASEQAAHIQDMVVKGVNAIVILAASDTALNGVIRDACNAGIVVVVMASLVTESCVYTVDYNWSAMGRVEMDYIAERLKGNGTLLEIRGIAGDATDKNISDGIRKAASDYPGLKFAKTVYGNWTASVARKEVALALPSLPSIDAVATQGGDGYGAAMAFKAAGRPLPIIVMGNRQDELALWKQERDANGYETVSVSASPSVSQVGFWVAQQILAGKQVPKFVEVPLVRIDGKDLDAWLATMPVGGAANPSYDQASVVAMIDAAINHTAAPTPLPEVTKP
- a CDS encoding Lrp/AsnC family transcriptional regulator, with product MQKKSSKRISLDETDLAILKLLQDDASISNAELSERLSLSLTPCWRRRKRMEEAGVIKGYQANLDRRMLGLDIMAFVHIRFSTHADHAPDAFEAVIAQLPEVLSCHKITGDADYVLQVLAEDLDSYSDFIEQVLRRQVGIASIQSSLALREVKTSNRIAIPKSGRD
- a CDS encoding histone deacetylase family protein; translated protein: MFTVFSDSHRLHHGTELKDGVLKPSFEQPSRADTVHDRVKQVGLGQIVEPRAFDRACYVNAHSERYVSFLESAWSQWCATGRTHDALPLVWPVRDLSNDQVPTFIDGKLGFFAMDAGSPITATTWQAVKTSADIALTGLALIDEGHDSAFALCRPPGHHAAREYMGGYCYLNNAAIAAQQAITQGAKRVAVLDVDFHHGNGTQNIFYGRSDVMFVSLHGEPTVSYPYYSGFSHEVGAGQGEGYNLNYPLPKNTTWESYRNALLHACKKLQQFAPEVLVISLGVDTFKDDPISHFLLESEDFIGIGELIAGVGCPTLFVMEGGYMVDEIGINAVNVLHGFESKRT
- a CDS encoding ornithine cyclodeaminase, translated to MTLFIDVDHAARLFAKVGIRRAIREMADYIEADYSRWAQFDKSPRTANHSANGVIELMPTDDGQQYSFKYVNGHPDNGRSNLLTVMAFGVLADVHSGYPTLLSELTLTTAVRTAATSALVAKSLARPDASSMAIIGNGAQSEFQALAFHEMLAIKELRIFDIDRDASLKLKRNLSAFPDLEVILASSAQEAVKGADIVTTVTADKAYATILTPEMIEPGMHINAVGGDCPGKTELHAEILRNARVIVEFEPQTRIEGDIQQLEADFPVVEFFRIVQGAIQGRENDAQVTVFDSVGFALEDFSSLRYMLDLAQEHAIGERIHLVPTPANIKDLYQILDRQPAIAPSRPRAVS
- a CDS encoding amino acid permease; protein product: MKSIPSGLTEQPALQRTLSNRHIQLMAMGGAIGTGLFMGSGKIIALSGTSIILIYMIIGLFVYFVMRAMGEMLLSNLNFKTFADFAGAYLGPRAAFFLGWSYWLSWSVAVIGDAVVVGGFFQYWFPDVPAWIPAIGMLMTLFALNVLTVRLFGEIEFWFAIIKIIAVVTLIGVSLVLIASSFVSPSGVTASLNHLLDKQAAFPNGLFGFFAGFQMAIFSFAGTELIGTAAAETRNPEKTLPKAINSIPLRIILFYVLALACIIAVTSWQQVSPSKSPFVELFLVAGFPAAAGIVNFVVLTSAASSANSGVFSSSRMLFGLANQDNAPGIFRRLSGNSVPLLSLAFTTLLMLVGVLLLFIVPEVMTAFTIVSTVSAILVIFTWSTILASYIAYRKKRPELHAKSAYKMPGGVPMAWFSLAFLGFVLCLLALRPDTRIALLVMPGWFIWLAIAYQLTDARKPKSAPGNSEGNAPPPRNITQSANIP